Proteins from a genomic interval of Rosa chinensis cultivar Old Blush chromosome 2, RchiOBHm-V2, whole genome shotgun sequence:
- the LOC112188871 gene encoding centromere protein C isoform X1 — protein sequence MSRSSDLVDPLLGSSFFPKAKFSSDPSKPYDFDHDLQAINLHLKSTTASLSGLEDQAKNIFSGSSVIPQSDMSQATKCVNGVVPTNDVDNHRERRPALGLKRARFSLKPNSSQPDITLGPTFDSKKYKDPNDYFTFYERNENAKRELEKQMGGAVFDGYKQNPSPITRARRPGIPRRSVKYKHRISSLYNEIVENAIPTQETFEMSILSPLNHNSQTESHEKVALEEMDLAGSKVKEDNKWNNDILDGLLSQPTEDLEGDGAFHLLKESLHIKNFELEDICLPEFPDTKKVDLKSSRKTLPNPRPVKPRQGAEGSIHLSSPTPPKSPLASLSLLSKRSLVSIPSNDPFSAFDIDQFPVTNPSSVENRNKQSDRIDIAEQKMISDTLKSPLIKQSDKIEGAKTGSCEVTVKEFTNAVKRSKRNSLSKLGVGYDVDMEEEIGASKVTSETLSMPEDDTDTWANGVDNSDKIQVEDKLQEPGPEVNAADSTLEKLNGAHSQVADDVIDSDEIQEEDKVQEAMPENNVEQDKLQDAVACAEHGFDAADSTVEYLNDAPSQLADQLQSAPVEEQSRDSLSRNPDFGLEKQNEMMQEHTGVSLNKPIEANSRPRRKQKKKEVSKRQSLAGHGTSMKSGVRRSTRIRTRPLEYWKGERLLFGRIHNSLPTVIGMKYASPGKGEGKASLKVKSFVSDKHKVLVDLVSLH from the exons ATGAGTCGGAGCTCCGATCTAGTCGACCCCCTTCTGGGCAGCTCTTTCTTCCCCAAGGCCAAGTTCTCGTCGGACCCTTCCAAGCCCTACGACTTCGACCACGACCTCCAAGCCATCAACCTCCACCTCAAGTCCACCACG GCCTCACTATCTGGTCTCGAAGATCAGGCGAAGAACATTTTCAGTGGCAGTTCAGTTATTCCGCAGTCTGATATGTCACAAGCAACGAAATGCGTAAACGGAGTGGTTCCTACAAATGATGTGGACAATCACCGAGAGAGAAGACCTGCCTTGGGTCTTAAACGCGCTCGTTTTTCTTTGAAACCTAATTCCAG TCAACCTGATATTACTTTGGGACCGACGTTTGATTCTAAAAAATACAAAGACCCCAACGACTACTTCACTTTCTATGAAAGAAATGAGA ATGCTAAAAGAGAACTGGAGAAGCAGATGGGTGGTGCTGTATTTGATGGATATAAGCAGAATCCATCACCAATTACACGTGCCCGGCGACCAGGAATTCCGCG GAGGTCAGTGAAATACAAGCATCGCATTTCATCGCTTTACAATGAAATCGTTGAGAATGCTATACCCACTCAAGAGACGTTTGAAATGAGCATTCTCAGTCCATTGAATCACAACTCACAAACAGAATCCCATGAAAAAGTTGCATTGGAGGAGATGGATTTAGCTG GTTCAAAAGTTAAGGAAGACAACAAATGGAATAATGACATTCTGGATGGGCTATTGTCTCAGCCTACTGAAGATCTAGAAGGGGATGGCGCTTTCCATCTTTTAAAGGAGAGCTTGCACATTAAAAATTTTGAACTAGAGGATATATGTCTTCCAGAGTTCCCAGATACCAAAAAGGttgatttgaagtcttcaagaAAAACCTTGCCAAACCCTAGACCTGTGAAACCTAGACAGGGGGCAGAAGGGTCCATTCATTTATCTTCTCCAACACCACCAAAGAGCCCTTTGGCTTCGTTGTCTTTATTGAGTAAGAGAAGTTTAGTGTCAATTCCATCAAATGATCCATTTTCAGCTTTTGATATTGATCAGTTTCCGGTGACAAATCCTTCTTCAGTTGAGAATAGAAACAAACAATCTGATCGGATTGACATTGCAGAGCAGAAAATGATTTCTGATACGTTGAAGTCACCTTTAATTAAACAAAGTGACAAGATTGAAGGTGCCAAGACAGGTTCATGTGAGGTGACTGTTAAGGAATTCACTAATGCAGTGAAAAGGTCTAAGAGGAACAGTTTAAGTAAACTTGGTGTTGGTTATGATGTTGACATGGAGGAGGAGATTGGAGCCAGTAAGGTTACGAGTGAGACATTAAGTATGCCTGAAGATGATACAGATACTTGGGCAAATGGAGTTGATAATAGCGACAAG ATACAGGTGGAAGACAAGCTGCAGGAACCAGGTCCTGAAGTTAATGCGGCAGACTCAACTTTGGAAAAGCTTAACGGCGCTCACAGTCAAGTTGCTGATGATGTGATTGATAGTGATGAGATACAAGAGGAAGACAAAGTGCAGGAAGCAATGCCTGAAAATAATGTG GAGCAAGACAAACTGCAGGATGCAGTGGCATGTGCAGAGCATGGATTTGATGCGGCAGACTCAACAGTGGAATACTTGAATGATGCTCCAAGTCAATTAG CAGATCAATTACAGTCAGCTCCAGTTGAGGAGCAATCAAGGGATAGTCTCTCCAGAAACCCTGACTTTGGTCTAGAGAAGCAGAATGAG ATGATGCAAGAGCATACGGGAGTTTCATTAAACAAACCTATTGAAGCAAACTCACGTCCACGCAGAaagcagaagaaaaaagaagtttCTAAGAGGCAAAGTCTAGCAG GTCATGGTACCTCAATGAAATCTGGGGTAAGACGAAGCACCAGGATCAGGACAAGACCTTTGGAGTATTGGAAAGGGGAACGACTATTATTTGGACGCATACATAATA GTCTGCCGACGGTAATTGGGATGAAGTACGCCTCTCCAGGAAAGGGTGAGGGAAAAGCTTCTCTGAAGGTGAAGTCGTTTGTCTCTGATAAACACAAAGTGCTTGTTGACCTAGTTTCGTTACATTGA
- the LOC112188871 gene encoding centromere protein C isoform X5 gives MSRSSDLVDPLLGSSFFPKAKFSSDPSKPYDFDHDLQAINLHLKSTTASLSGLEDQAKNIFSGSSVIPQSDMSQATKCVNGVVPTNDVDNHRERRPALGLKRARFSLKPNSSQPDITLGPTFDSKKYKDPNDYFTFYERNENAKRELEKQMGGAVFDGYKQNPSPITRARRPGIPRRSVKYKHRISSLYNEIVENAIPTQETFEMSILSPLNHNSQTESHEKVALEEMDLAGSKVKEDNKWNNDILDGLLSQPTEDLEGDGAFHLLKESLHIKNFELEDICLPEFPDTKKVDLKSSRKTLPNPRPVKPRQGAEGSIHLSSPTPPKSPLASLSLLKQKMISDTLKSPLIKQSDKIEGAKTGSCEVTVKEFTNAVKRSKRNSLSKLGVGYDVDMEEEIGASKVTSETLSMPEDDTDTWANGVDNSDKIQVEDKLQEPGPEVNAADSTLEKLNGAHSQVADDVIDSDEIQEEDKVQEAMPENNVEQDKLQDAVACAEHGFDAADSTVEYLNDAPSQLADQLQSAPVEEQSRDSLSRNPDFGLEKQNEMMQEHTGVSLNKPIEANSRPRRKQKKKEVSKRQSLAGHGTSMKSGVRRSTRIRTRPLEYWKGERLLFGRIHNSLPTVIGMKYASPGKGEGKASLKVKSFVSDKHKVLVDLVSLH, from the exons ATGAGTCGGAGCTCCGATCTAGTCGACCCCCTTCTGGGCAGCTCTTTCTTCCCCAAGGCCAAGTTCTCGTCGGACCCTTCCAAGCCCTACGACTTCGACCACGACCTCCAAGCCATCAACCTCCACCTCAAGTCCACCACG GCCTCACTATCTGGTCTCGAAGATCAGGCGAAGAACATTTTCAGTGGCAGTTCAGTTATTCCGCAGTCTGATATGTCACAAGCAACGAAATGCGTAAACGGAGTGGTTCCTACAAATGATGTGGACAATCACCGAGAGAGAAGACCTGCCTTGGGTCTTAAACGCGCTCGTTTTTCTTTGAAACCTAATTCCAG TCAACCTGATATTACTTTGGGACCGACGTTTGATTCTAAAAAATACAAAGACCCCAACGACTACTTCACTTTCTATGAAAGAAATGAGA ATGCTAAAAGAGAACTGGAGAAGCAGATGGGTGGTGCTGTATTTGATGGATATAAGCAGAATCCATCACCAATTACACGTGCCCGGCGACCAGGAATTCCGCG GAGGTCAGTGAAATACAAGCATCGCATTTCATCGCTTTACAATGAAATCGTTGAGAATGCTATACCCACTCAAGAGACGTTTGAAATGAGCATTCTCAGTCCATTGAATCACAACTCACAAACAGAATCCCATGAAAAAGTTGCATTGGAGGAGATGGATTTAGCTG GTTCAAAAGTTAAGGAAGACAACAAATGGAATAATGACATTCTGGATGGGCTATTGTCTCAGCCTACTGAAGATCTAGAAGGGGATGGCGCTTTCCATCTTTTAAAGGAGAGCTTGCACATTAAAAATTTTGAACTAGAGGATATATGTCTTCCAGAGTTCCCAGATACCAAAAAGGttgatttgaagtcttcaagaAAAACCTTGCCAAACCCTAGACCTGTGAAACCTAGACAGGGGGCAGAAGGGTCCATTCATTTATCTTCTCCAACACCACCAAAGAGCCCTTTGGCTTCGTTGTCTTTATTGA AGCAGAAAATGATTTCTGATACGTTGAAGTCACCTTTAATTAAACAAAGTGACAAGATTGAAGGTGCCAAGACAGGTTCATGTGAGGTGACTGTTAAGGAATTCACTAATGCAGTGAAAAGGTCTAAGAGGAACAGTTTAAGTAAACTTGGTGTTGGTTATGATGTTGACATGGAGGAGGAGATTGGAGCCAGTAAGGTTACGAGTGAGACATTAAGTATGCCTGAAGATGATACAGATACTTGGGCAAATGGAGTTGATAATAGCGACAAG ATACAGGTGGAAGACAAGCTGCAGGAACCAGGTCCTGAAGTTAATGCGGCAGACTCAACTTTGGAAAAGCTTAACGGCGCTCACAGTCAAGTTGCTGATGATGTGATTGATAGTGATGAGATACAAGAGGAAGACAAAGTGCAGGAAGCAATGCCTGAAAATAATGTG GAGCAAGACAAACTGCAGGATGCAGTGGCATGTGCAGAGCATGGATTTGATGCGGCAGACTCAACAGTGGAATACTTGAATGATGCTCCAAGTCAATTAG CAGATCAATTACAGTCAGCTCCAGTTGAGGAGCAATCAAGGGATAGTCTCTCCAGAAACCCTGACTTTGGTCTAGAGAAGCAGAATGAG ATGATGCAAGAGCATACGGGAGTTTCATTAAACAAACCTATTGAAGCAAACTCACGTCCACGCAGAaagcagaagaaaaaagaagtttCTAAGAGGCAAAGTCTAGCAG GTCATGGTACCTCAATGAAATCTGGGGTAAGACGAAGCACCAGGATCAGGACAAGACCTTTGGAGTATTGGAAAGGGGAACGACTATTATTTGGACGCATACATAATA GTCTGCCGACGGTAATTGGGATGAAGTACGCCTCTCCAGGAAAGGGTGAGGGAAAAGCTTCTCTGAAGGTGAAGTCGTTTGTCTCTGATAAACACAAAGTGCTTGTTGACCTAGTTTCGTTACATTGA
- the LOC112188871 gene encoding centromere protein C isoform X4, translating into MSRSSDLVDPLLGSSFFPKAKFSSDPSKPYDFDHDLQAINLHLKSTTASLSGLEDQAKNIFSGSSVIPQSDMSQATKCVNGVVPTNDVDNHRERRPALGLKRARFSLKPNSSQPDITLGPTFDSKKYKDPNDYFTFYERNENAKRELEKQMGGAVFDGYKQNPSPITRARRPGIPRRSVKYKHRISSLYNEIVENAIPTQETFEMSILSPLNHNSQTESHEKVALEEMDLAGSKVKEDNKWNNDILDGLLSQPTEDLEGDGAFHLLKESLHIKNFELEDICLPEFPDTKKVDLKSSRKTLPNPRPVKPRQGAEGSIHLSSPTPPKSPLASLSLLSKRSLVSIPSNDPFSAFDIDQFPVTNPSSVENRNKQSDRIDIAEQKMISDTLKSPLIKQSDKIEGAKTGSCEVTVKEFTNAVKRSKRNSLSKLGVGYDVDMEEEIGASKVTSETLSMPEDDTDTWANGVDNSDKIQVEDKLQEPGPEVNAADSTLEKLNGAHSQVADDVIDSDEIQEEDKVQEAMPENNEQDKLQDAVACAEHGFDAADSTVEYLNDAPSQLDQLQSAPVEEQSRDSLSRNPDFGLEKQNEMMQEHTGVSLNKPIEANSRPRRKQKKKEVSKRQSLAGHGTSMKSGVRRSTRIRTRPLEYWKGERLLFGRIHNSLPTVIGMKYASPGKGEGKASLKVKSFVSDKHKVLVDLVSLH; encoded by the exons ATGAGTCGGAGCTCCGATCTAGTCGACCCCCTTCTGGGCAGCTCTTTCTTCCCCAAGGCCAAGTTCTCGTCGGACCCTTCCAAGCCCTACGACTTCGACCACGACCTCCAAGCCATCAACCTCCACCTCAAGTCCACCACG GCCTCACTATCTGGTCTCGAAGATCAGGCGAAGAACATTTTCAGTGGCAGTTCAGTTATTCCGCAGTCTGATATGTCACAAGCAACGAAATGCGTAAACGGAGTGGTTCCTACAAATGATGTGGACAATCACCGAGAGAGAAGACCTGCCTTGGGTCTTAAACGCGCTCGTTTTTCTTTGAAACCTAATTCCAG TCAACCTGATATTACTTTGGGACCGACGTTTGATTCTAAAAAATACAAAGACCCCAACGACTACTTCACTTTCTATGAAAGAAATGAGA ATGCTAAAAGAGAACTGGAGAAGCAGATGGGTGGTGCTGTATTTGATGGATATAAGCAGAATCCATCACCAATTACACGTGCCCGGCGACCAGGAATTCCGCG GAGGTCAGTGAAATACAAGCATCGCATTTCATCGCTTTACAATGAAATCGTTGAGAATGCTATACCCACTCAAGAGACGTTTGAAATGAGCATTCTCAGTCCATTGAATCACAACTCACAAACAGAATCCCATGAAAAAGTTGCATTGGAGGAGATGGATTTAGCTG GTTCAAAAGTTAAGGAAGACAACAAATGGAATAATGACATTCTGGATGGGCTATTGTCTCAGCCTACTGAAGATCTAGAAGGGGATGGCGCTTTCCATCTTTTAAAGGAGAGCTTGCACATTAAAAATTTTGAACTAGAGGATATATGTCTTCCAGAGTTCCCAGATACCAAAAAGGttgatttgaagtcttcaagaAAAACCTTGCCAAACCCTAGACCTGTGAAACCTAGACAGGGGGCAGAAGGGTCCATTCATTTATCTTCTCCAACACCACCAAAGAGCCCTTTGGCTTCGTTGTCTTTATTGAGTAAGAGAAGTTTAGTGTCAATTCCATCAAATGATCCATTTTCAGCTTTTGATATTGATCAGTTTCCGGTGACAAATCCTTCTTCAGTTGAGAATAGAAACAAACAATCTGATCGGATTGACATTGCAGAGCAGAAAATGATTTCTGATACGTTGAAGTCACCTTTAATTAAACAAAGTGACAAGATTGAAGGTGCCAAGACAGGTTCATGTGAGGTGACTGTTAAGGAATTCACTAATGCAGTGAAAAGGTCTAAGAGGAACAGTTTAAGTAAACTTGGTGTTGGTTATGATGTTGACATGGAGGAGGAGATTGGAGCCAGTAAGGTTACGAGTGAGACATTAAGTATGCCTGAAGATGATACAGATACTTGGGCAAATGGAGTTGATAATAGCGACAAG ATACAGGTGGAAGACAAGCTGCAGGAACCAGGTCCTGAAGTTAATGCGGCAGACTCAACTTTGGAAAAGCTTAACGGCGCTCACAGTCAAGTTGCTGATGATGTGATTGATAGTGATGAGATACAAGAGGAAGACAAAGTGCAGGAAGCAATGCCTGAAAATAAT GAGCAAGACAAACTGCAGGATGCAGTGGCATGTGCAGAGCATGGATTTGATGCGGCAGACTCAACAGTGGAATACTTGAATGATGCTCCAAGTCAATTAG ATCAATTACAGTCAGCTCCAGTTGAGGAGCAATCAAGGGATAGTCTCTCCAGAAACCCTGACTTTGGTCTAGAGAAGCAGAATGAG ATGATGCAAGAGCATACGGGAGTTTCATTAAACAAACCTATTGAAGCAAACTCACGTCCACGCAGAaagcagaagaaaaaagaagtttCTAAGAGGCAAAGTCTAGCAG GTCATGGTACCTCAATGAAATCTGGGGTAAGACGAAGCACCAGGATCAGGACAAGACCTTTGGAGTATTGGAAAGGGGAACGACTATTATTTGGACGCATACATAATA GTCTGCCGACGGTAATTGGGATGAAGTACGCCTCTCCAGGAAAGGGTGAGGGAAAAGCTTCTCTGAAGGTGAAGTCGTTTGTCTCTGATAAACACAAAGTGCTTGTTGACCTAGTTTCGTTACATTGA
- the LOC112188871 gene encoding centromere protein C isoform X2, producing MSRSSDLVDPLLGSSFFPKAKFSSDPSKPYDFDHDLQAINLHLKSTTASLSGLEDQAKNIFSGSSVIPQSDMSQATKCVNGVVPTNDVDNHRERRPALGLKRARFSLKPNSSQPDITLGPTFDSKKYKDPNDYFTFYERNENAKRELEKQMGGAVFDGYKQNPSPITRARRPGIPRRSVKYKHRISSLYNEIVENAIPTQETFEMSILSPLNHNSQTESHEKVALEEMDLAGSKVKEDNKWNNDILDGLLSQPTEDLEGDGAFHLLKESLHIKNFELEDICLPEFPDTKKVDLKSSRKTLPNPRPVKPRQGAEGSIHLSSPTPPKSPLASLSLLSKRSLVSIPSNDPFSAFDIDQFPVTNPSSVENRNKQSDRIDIAEQKMISDTLKSPLIKQSDKIEGAKTGSCEVTVKEFTNAVKRSKRNSLSKLGVGYDVDMEEEIGASKVTSETLSMPEDDTDTWANGVDNSDKIQVEDKLQEPGPEVNAADSTLEKLNGAHSQVADDVIDSDEIQEEDKVQEAMPENNVEQDKLQDAVACAEHGFDAADSTVEYLNDAPSQLDQLQSAPVEEQSRDSLSRNPDFGLEKQNEMMQEHTGVSLNKPIEANSRPRRKQKKKEVSKRQSLAGHGTSMKSGVRRSTRIRTRPLEYWKGERLLFGRIHNSLPTVIGMKYASPGKGEGKASLKVKSFVSDKHKVLVDLVSLH from the exons ATGAGTCGGAGCTCCGATCTAGTCGACCCCCTTCTGGGCAGCTCTTTCTTCCCCAAGGCCAAGTTCTCGTCGGACCCTTCCAAGCCCTACGACTTCGACCACGACCTCCAAGCCATCAACCTCCACCTCAAGTCCACCACG GCCTCACTATCTGGTCTCGAAGATCAGGCGAAGAACATTTTCAGTGGCAGTTCAGTTATTCCGCAGTCTGATATGTCACAAGCAACGAAATGCGTAAACGGAGTGGTTCCTACAAATGATGTGGACAATCACCGAGAGAGAAGACCTGCCTTGGGTCTTAAACGCGCTCGTTTTTCTTTGAAACCTAATTCCAG TCAACCTGATATTACTTTGGGACCGACGTTTGATTCTAAAAAATACAAAGACCCCAACGACTACTTCACTTTCTATGAAAGAAATGAGA ATGCTAAAAGAGAACTGGAGAAGCAGATGGGTGGTGCTGTATTTGATGGATATAAGCAGAATCCATCACCAATTACACGTGCCCGGCGACCAGGAATTCCGCG GAGGTCAGTGAAATACAAGCATCGCATTTCATCGCTTTACAATGAAATCGTTGAGAATGCTATACCCACTCAAGAGACGTTTGAAATGAGCATTCTCAGTCCATTGAATCACAACTCACAAACAGAATCCCATGAAAAAGTTGCATTGGAGGAGATGGATTTAGCTG GTTCAAAAGTTAAGGAAGACAACAAATGGAATAATGACATTCTGGATGGGCTATTGTCTCAGCCTACTGAAGATCTAGAAGGGGATGGCGCTTTCCATCTTTTAAAGGAGAGCTTGCACATTAAAAATTTTGAACTAGAGGATATATGTCTTCCAGAGTTCCCAGATACCAAAAAGGttgatttgaagtcttcaagaAAAACCTTGCCAAACCCTAGACCTGTGAAACCTAGACAGGGGGCAGAAGGGTCCATTCATTTATCTTCTCCAACACCACCAAAGAGCCCTTTGGCTTCGTTGTCTTTATTGAGTAAGAGAAGTTTAGTGTCAATTCCATCAAATGATCCATTTTCAGCTTTTGATATTGATCAGTTTCCGGTGACAAATCCTTCTTCAGTTGAGAATAGAAACAAACAATCTGATCGGATTGACATTGCAGAGCAGAAAATGATTTCTGATACGTTGAAGTCACCTTTAATTAAACAAAGTGACAAGATTGAAGGTGCCAAGACAGGTTCATGTGAGGTGACTGTTAAGGAATTCACTAATGCAGTGAAAAGGTCTAAGAGGAACAGTTTAAGTAAACTTGGTGTTGGTTATGATGTTGACATGGAGGAGGAGATTGGAGCCAGTAAGGTTACGAGTGAGACATTAAGTATGCCTGAAGATGATACAGATACTTGGGCAAATGGAGTTGATAATAGCGACAAG ATACAGGTGGAAGACAAGCTGCAGGAACCAGGTCCTGAAGTTAATGCGGCAGACTCAACTTTGGAAAAGCTTAACGGCGCTCACAGTCAAGTTGCTGATGATGTGATTGATAGTGATGAGATACAAGAGGAAGACAAAGTGCAGGAAGCAATGCCTGAAAATAATGTG GAGCAAGACAAACTGCAGGATGCAGTGGCATGTGCAGAGCATGGATTTGATGCGGCAGACTCAACAGTGGAATACTTGAATGATGCTCCAAGTCAATTAG ATCAATTACAGTCAGCTCCAGTTGAGGAGCAATCAAGGGATAGTCTCTCCAGAAACCCTGACTTTGGTCTAGAGAAGCAGAATGAG ATGATGCAAGAGCATACGGGAGTTTCATTAAACAAACCTATTGAAGCAAACTCACGTCCACGCAGAaagcagaagaaaaaagaagtttCTAAGAGGCAAAGTCTAGCAG GTCATGGTACCTCAATGAAATCTGGGGTAAGACGAAGCACCAGGATCAGGACAAGACCTTTGGAGTATTGGAAAGGGGAACGACTATTATTTGGACGCATACATAATA GTCTGCCGACGGTAATTGGGATGAAGTACGCCTCTCCAGGAAAGGGTGAGGGAAAAGCTTCTCTGAAGGTGAAGTCGTTTGTCTCTGATAAACACAAAGTGCTTGTTGACCTAGTTTCGTTACATTGA
- the LOC112188871 gene encoding centromere protein C isoform X3: MSRSSDLVDPLLGSSFFPKAKFSSDPSKPYDFDHDLQAINLHLKSTTASLSGLEDQAKNIFSGSSVIPQSDMSQATKCVNGVVPTNDVDNHRERRPALGLKRARFSLKPNSSQPDITLGPTFDSKKYKDPNDYFTFYERNENAKRELEKQMGGAVFDGYKQNPSPITRARRPGIPRRSVKYKHRISSLYNEIVENAIPTQETFEMSILSPLNHNSQTESHEKVALEEMDLAGSKVKEDNKWNNDILDGLLSQPTEDLEGDGAFHLLKESLHIKNFELEDICLPEFPDTKKVDLKSSRKTLPNPRPVKPRQGAEGSIHLSSPTPPKSPLASLSLLSKRSLVSIPSNDPFSAFDIDQFPVTNPSSVENRNKQSDRIDIAEQKMISDTLKSPLIKQSDKIEGAKTGSCEVTVKEFTNAVKRSKRNSLSKLGVGYDVDMEEEIGASKVTSETLSMPEDDTDTWANGVDNSDKIQVEDKLQEPGPEVNAADSTLEKLNGAHSQVADDVIDSDEIQEEDKVQEAMPENNEQDKLQDAVACAEHGFDAADSTVEYLNDAPSQLADQLQSAPVEEQSRDSLSRNPDFGLEKQNEMMQEHTGVSLNKPIEANSRPRRKQKKKEVSKRQSLAGHGTSMKSGVRRSTRIRTRPLEYWKGERLLFGRIHNSLPTVIGMKYASPGKGEGKASLKVKSFVSDKHKVLVDLVSLH; encoded by the exons ATGAGTCGGAGCTCCGATCTAGTCGACCCCCTTCTGGGCAGCTCTTTCTTCCCCAAGGCCAAGTTCTCGTCGGACCCTTCCAAGCCCTACGACTTCGACCACGACCTCCAAGCCATCAACCTCCACCTCAAGTCCACCACG GCCTCACTATCTGGTCTCGAAGATCAGGCGAAGAACATTTTCAGTGGCAGTTCAGTTATTCCGCAGTCTGATATGTCACAAGCAACGAAATGCGTAAACGGAGTGGTTCCTACAAATGATGTGGACAATCACCGAGAGAGAAGACCTGCCTTGGGTCTTAAACGCGCTCGTTTTTCTTTGAAACCTAATTCCAG TCAACCTGATATTACTTTGGGACCGACGTTTGATTCTAAAAAATACAAAGACCCCAACGACTACTTCACTTTCTATGAAAGAAATGAGA ATGCTAAAAGAGAACTGGAGAAGCAGATGGGTGGTGCTGTATTTGATGGATATAAGCAGAATCCATCACCAATTACACGTGCCCGGCGACCAGGAATTCCGCG GAGGTCAGTGAAATACAAGCATCGCATTTCATCGCTTTACAATGAAATCGTTGAGAATGCTATACCCACTCAAGAGACGTTTGAAATGAGCATTCTCAGTCCATTGAATCACAACTCACAAACAGAATCCCATGAAAAAGTTGCATTGGAGGAGATGGATTTAGCTG GTTCAAAAGTTAAGGAAGACAACAAATGGAATAATGACATTCTGGATGGGCTATTGTCTCAGCCTACTGAAGATCTAGAAGGGGATGGCGCTTTCCATCTTTTAAAGGAGAGCTTGCACATTAAAAATTTTGAACTAGAGGATATATGTCTTCCAGAGTTCCCAGATACCAAAAAGGttgatttgaagtcttcaagaAAAACCTTGCCAAACCCTAGACCTGTGAAACCTAGACAGGGGGCAGAAGGGTCCATTCATTTATCTTCTCCAACACCACCAAAGAGCCCTTTGGCTTCGTTGTCTTTATTGAGTAAGAGAAGTTTAGTGTCAATTCCATCAAATGATCCATTTTCAGCTTTTGATATTGATCAGTTTCCGGTGACAAATCCTTCTTCAGTTGAGAATAGAAACAAACAATCTGATCGGATTGACATTGCAGAGCAGAAAATGATTTCTGATACGTTGAAGTCACCTTTAATTAAACAAAGTGACAAGATTGAAGGTGCCAAGACAGGTTCATGTGAGGTGACTGTTAAGGAATTCACTAATGCAGTGAAAAGGTCTAAGAGGAACAGTTTAAGTAAACTTGGTGTTGGTTATGATGTTGACATGGAGGAGGAGATTGGAGCCAGTAAGGTTACGAGTGAGACATTAAGTATGCCTGAAGATGATACAGATACTTGGGCAAATGGAGTTGATAATAGCGACAAG ATACAGGTGGAAGACAAGCTGCAGGAACCAGGTCCTGAAGTTAATGCGGCAGACTCAACTTTGGAAAAGCTTAACGGCGCTCACAGTCAAGTTGCTGATGATGTGATTGATAGTGATGAGATACAAGAGGAAGACAAAGTGCAGGAAGCAATGCCTGAAAATAAT GAGCAAGACAAACTGCAGGATGCAGTGGCATGTGCAGAGCATGGATTTGATGCGGCAGACTCAACAGTGGAATACTTGAATGATGCTCCAAGTCAATTAG CAGATCAATTACAGTCAGCTCCAGTTGAGGAGCAATCAAGGGATAGTCTCTCCAGAAACCCTGACTTTGGTCTAGAGAAGCAGAATGAG ATGATGCAAGAGCATACGGGAGTTTCATTAAACAAACCTATTGAAGCAAACTCACGTCCACGCAGAaagcagaagaaaaaagaagtttCTAAGAGGCAAAGTCTAGCAG GTCATGGTACCTCAATGAAATCTGGGGTAAGACGAAGCACCAGGATCAGGACAAGACCTTTGGAGTATTGGAAAGGGGAACGACTATTATTTGGACGCATACATAATA GTCTGCCGACGGTAATTGGGATGAAGTACGCCTCTCCAGGAAAGGGTGAGGGAAAAGCTTCTCTGAAGGTGAAGTCGTTTGTCTCTGATAAACACAAAGTGCTTGTTGACCTAGTTTCGTTACATTGA